TGTGGACCTTGACGCGGCCCAGCGGCACCGACACGTCGAAAATCAGCGTGAGCAGCGCGGAGTCGCCCACCGACTCGACGTACAGGGTGCCCTGCTCGCCCTGGTGAATCTGCTCGCTGAAGGTGCGCTCGCCCAGCATGTTCGCCAGGGCGGCGGTGGCGGCGGCGTTGGAGGCGACCAGGGTGGCGACGCTGTCGAGCGCGGGGGGCCGGGGCGCCCACAGCGCCTCCTTGTGCGAGAGCACGAAGCCCTTGCGGTCCACCAGCAGGCAGTAGCGGACGCCTGTGGCGCCCAGCAACTCTTCCAGATGCTGGTCGACCCGCTCGAACGCGTCGCCGTACAGGGCGAGAGAAGGTTCAATCATGTCCCGGCGAGTGTACGGGGGTGGTTCACACGAACTTCTG
This region of Deinococcus sp. HSC-46F16 genomic DNA includes:
- a CDS encoding roadblock/LC7 domain-containing protein yields the protein MIEPSLALYGDAFERVDQHLEELLGATGVRYCLLVDRKGFVLSHKEALWAPRPPALDSVATLVASNAAATAALANMLGERTFSEQIHQGEQGTLYVESVGDSALLTLIFDVSVPLGRVKVHTKKTIAQVAAILTELEAAPPVQFSDDFSNGANALLDDLFG